Proteins encoded within one genomic window of Procambarus clarkii isolate CNS0578487 chromosome 31, FALCON_Pclarkii_2.0, whole genome shotgun sequence:
- the LOC138370176 gene encoding uncharacterized protein → MKQTSRADKSSRQVKQTSQADKSSRQVKQTSQADKSSRQVKQTSQADKSSRQVKQTSQADKSSRQVKQTSQADKSSRQVKQTSQADKSSRQVKQTSQADKSSRQVKQTSQADKSSRQNVVRSLQPACSSVQ, encoded by the coding sequence ATGAAGCAGACAAGTCGAGCAGACAAGTCAAGCAGACAAGTCAAGCAGACAAGTCAAGCAGACAAGTCAAGCCGACAAGTCAAGCAGACAAGTCAAGCAGACAAGTCAAGCAGACAAGTCAAGCAGACAAGTCAAGCAGACAAGTCAAGCAGACAAGTCAAGCAGACAAGTCAAGCCGACAAGTCAAGCAGACAAGTCAAGCAGACAAGTCAAGCAGACAAGTCAAGCAGACAAGTCAAGCAGACAAGTCAAGCAGACAAGTCAAGCAGACAAGTCAAGCAGACAAGTCAAGCAGACAAGTCAAGCAGACAAGTCAAGCAGACAAGTCAAGCAGACAAGTCAAGCAGACAAAATGTGGTCCGCTCCTTACAGCCTGCGTGTAGCAGCGTCCAATAG
- the LOC123758588 gene encoding prisilkin-39-like: MGPRDGYMGPRDGYMGPRDGYMGPRDGYMGAQRRVYGAPETGIWGPRDGYMGPQRRVYGAPETGTWGPRDGYMGPQRRVHGAPETGTWGPRDGYMGPQRRVHGAPETGTWGPRDGYMGPQRRVYGAPETGTWGPRDGYMGPQRRVYGAPETGIRGPRDGYTGPQRRVYGAPETGIRGPRDGYTGPQRRVYGAPETGIRGPRDGYTGSQRRVYGVPETGIRGPRDGYTGSQRRVYGAPETGIRGPRDGYTGPRDGYTGPRDGYTGPRDGYTGPRDGYTGPRDGYTGPRDGYMGPQRRVYGAPETGIWGPRDGYMGPQRRVYGAPEMGIWGPRDGYTGPQRRVYGAPETGIWGPRDGYMGPQRRVYGAPETGIWGPGTGIRGPRDGYTGPRDGYTGPRDGYMGAQGRVYGGPGTGIWGPRDGYMGAPGTGIWGPQRRVYGGPRDGYTGAPETGIRGPRDGYTGAQGRVYGGPGTGIWGPRDGYMGPQRRVYGAPGTGIWGPRDGYMGPQGRVYGAPGTGIWGPSDGYMGPQGRVYGAPETGIWGPGTGI, encoded by the coding sequence ATGGGGCCCAGGGACGGGTATATGGGGCCCAGGGACGGGTATATGGGGCCCAGGGACGGGTATATGGGGCCCAGGGACGGGTATATGGGGGCCCAGAGACGGGTATATGGGGCCCCAGAGACGGGTATATGGGGCCCCAGAGACGGGTATATGGGGCCCCAGAGACGGGTATATGGGGCCCCAGAGACGGGTACATGGGGCCCCAGAGACGGGTACATGGGGCCCCAGAGACGGGTACATGGGGCCCCAGAGACGGGTACATGGGGCCCCAGAGACGGGTACATGGGGCCCCAGAGACGGGTACATGGGGCCCCAGAGACGGGTACATGGGGCCCCAGAGACGGGTATATGGGGCCCCAGAGACGGGTATATGGGGCCCCAGAGACGGGCACATGGGGCCCCAGAGACGGGTACATGGGGCCCCAGAGACGGGTATATGGGGCCCCAGAGACGGGTATACGGGGCCCCAGAGACGGGTATACGGGGCCCCAGAGACGGGTATACGGGGCCCCAGAGACGGGTATACGGGGCCCCAGAGACGGGTATACGGGGCCCCAGAGACGGGTATACGGGGCCCCAGAGACGGGTATACGGGGTCCCAGAGACGGGTATACGGGGTCCCAGAGACGGGTATACGGGGTCCCAGAGACGGGTATACGGGGTCCCAGAGACGGGTATACGGGGTCCCAGAGACGGGTATACGGGGCCCCAGAGACGGGTATACGGGGCCCCAGAGACGGGTATACGGGGCCCAGGGACGGGTATACGGGGCCCAGGGACGGGTATACGGGGCCCAGGGACGGGTATACGGGGCCCAGGGACGGGTATACGGGGCCCAGGGACGGGTATACGGGGCCCAGGGACGGGTATATGGGGCCCCAGAGACGGGTATATGGGGCCCCAGAGACGGGTATATGGGGCCCCAGAGACGGGTATATGGGGCCCCAGAGACGGGTATATGGGGCCCCAGAGATGGGTATATGGGGGCCCAGGGACGGGTATACGGGGCCCCAGAGACGGGTATACGGGGCCCCAGAGACGGGTATATGGGGCCCCAGAGACGGGTATATGGGGCCCCAGAGACGGGTATATGGGGCCCCAGAGACGGGTATATGGGGCCCAGGGACGGGTATACGGGGGCCCAGGGACGGGTATACGGGGCCCAGGGACGGGTATACGGGGCCCAGGGACGGGTATATGGGGGCCCAGGGACGGGTATATGGGGGCCCAGGGACGGGTATATGGGGCCCCAGGGACGGGTATATGGGGGCCCCAGGGACGGGTATATGGGGGCCCCAGAGACGGGTATACGGGGGCCCCAGAGACGGGTATACGGGGGCCCCAGAGACGGGTATACGGGGGCCCAGGGACGGGTATACGGGGGCCCAGGGACGGGTATACGGGGGCCCAGGGACGGGTATATGGGGCCCCAGAGACGGGTATATGGGGCCCCAGAGACGGGTATATGGGGCCCCAGGGACGGGTATATGGGGCCCCAGGGACGGGTATATGGGGCCCCAGGGACGGGTATATGGGGCCCCAGGGACGGGTATATGGGGCCCCAGCGACGGGTATATGGGGCCCCAGGGACGGGTATATGGGGCCCCAGAGACGGGTATATGGGGCCCAGGGACGGGTATATAG